Genomic segment of Murdochiella vaginalis:
AGTTTTAAATGTATTGTGTCTCCAATGAAAACAGGGGCTGTCGACTTCCAATTTTTTATTCCCAAAAACACGGAGGAATTAAATATATTGCTTCTCATATAGAGTCCGTTCGCGATCGATAAGATGAGCATGCCATGGGCAATACGTTTTTTAAATTGAGTTGTTTTTGCAAACACTTCACTGGTATGCAATTCGTTCAGGTCCCCTGTTAATCCGGCAAATTGGAACAGGTCTGATTCAGAAACAGTCCGACTTGGCGACAAAAATTCATCGCCGATATCGATGTCCAGATACGTCAAATTGGATGAATGATTTTTCAACTGTATCCTCCTCCTGTATCATATTCGTTTAAAAAGGAATGACCTGCATGATTACCGATGAACCTAAAACGACCAGCGAAACCGCCCATAGATACAAAAAGCTATGTTTCTGATGTTCCCCCAAATCAACACCCGATAGTCCTGTAAGGAGAAATGTTGACGGGGTGAGAGGCGAAATGGGAAAACCTACGGTGATCTGGCCACAAATTGCTGCACGCCCCATAGCAAGGGCTGTAATACCAGCGGCTTCTCCAGTTGCAGCAAGTACAGGAAGAACGCCGTAATAGAAACTATCTGGATCAAAAGCCAAACTAAGTGGCATAGACGTAAAGCCAAGAGCGAATGCTAAATGCGATGCAAGTGACGCAGGTAGAATTGAAACAAGGCCTTCTGCCATCGCGGCAAGCATACCCGTGCCTTTCATGATGCCTGTGAAAACTCCGGCAGCAAACAAGGTAGAAGCCATCATCATAGCAGCTTCCGCGTGTGTGTCAACGAGTTTGCGCTGAAGTTCCCCGTCAGGATAATTGACCAACATCGCAATGAGCGTAGCAGCCATGAAGCACCCTGCCGGAGGAAGAATGCCCCAAACTAGAATGATGATTGTTGTAAGTATCAATAGTAAATTAAACCAAAACAAATTCGGTCGAAGAAGAATTTGCTCCTCTTCAGATAACATTTTGTCCTCGAGAACAATATGGCTTAGAGAATCGCTTAATCTCTTCTTTTCACCCCTTCCAATTAAAATGGTAAAAACAAAACAGGCAAGCAACCCACAGATTTGGGGAAT
This window contains:
- a CDS encoding MaoC/PaaZ C-terminal domain-containing protein, which produces MKNHSSNLTYLDIDIGDEFLSPSRTVSESDLFQFAGLTGDLNELHTSEVFAKTTQFKKRIAHGMLILSIANGLYMRSNIFNSSVFLGIKNWKSTAPVFIGDTIHLKLKILSKRPTKDGKRGIIAMQYNVMNQNGLSVAEGEFTRMVTLPSMGK
- a CDS encoding CitMHS family transporter, which gives rise to MLAIVGFLSIIAVLVLIMTKKLSPMLTLIAVPMIACIIIGQGAKMGEFVTDGLKSVASTGVMFIFAVLFFGIMGDNGCFGRIVDKVLRIIGTDPLKIAIGTLIITMCTHLDGSGATTFLITVPALLPIYDKIGMDRRNLATIVAMGAGTMNILPWGGPTIRAATALEVSLTELYNPMVIPQICGLLACFVFTILIGRGEKKRLSDSLSHIVLEDKMLSEEEQILLRPNLFWFNLLLILTTIIILVWGILPPAGCFMAATLIAMLVNYPDGELQRKLVDTHAEAAMMMASTLFAAGVFTGIMKGTGMLAAMAEGLVSILPASLASHLAFALGFTSMPLSLAFDPDSFYYGVLPVLAATGEAAGITALAMGRAAICGQITVGFPISPLTPSTFLLTGLSGVDLGEHQKHSFLYLWAVSLVVLGSSVIMQVIPF